A window of Diabrotica virgifera virgifera chromosome 9, PGI_DIABVI_V3a contains these coding sequences:
- the LOC126890936 gene encoding CGG triplet repeat-binding protein 1-like, whose translation MAKIVRNATWIKDISESEFSGEKACSKIIVCEKKKFQVDQHLETALHIGKVAKMKYAPVQQNVKNAFQNVGAKSDKELFQKDLCQTMMAANIPLRKRQHPRFRSFLQRHCN comes from the coding sequence ATGGCGAAAATAGTAAGAAATGCGACGTGGATTAAGGATATTTCCGAGTCAGAATTTAGTGGAGAAAAAGCCTGTTCAAAAATAATTGTTTGTGAGAAGAAAAAGTTTCAAGTGGATCAGCATTTAGAAACAGCACTGCATATCGGGAAGGTTGCAAAAATGAAATATGCGCCTGTTCAACAGAATGTTAAAAACGCATTTCAAAATGTGGGTGCAAAATCGGATAAGGAACTTTTTCAAAAAGACTTGTGTCAAACTATGATGGCAGCTAACATACCACTAAGAAAACGTCAGCATCCCCGATTTAGAAGTTTTTTACAAAGGCATTGCAACTAG